In Silene latifolia isolate original U9 population chromosome 3, ASM4854445v1, whole genome shotgun sequence, a single window of DNA contains:
- the LOC141646971 gene encoding 3-deoxy-manno-octulosonate cytidylyltransferase, mitochondrial-like isoform X3 — translation MENQMSIKSWVTYGLLMGVATAIGAHAFFRRRSSKFRSRVVGIIPARYASSRFEGKPLVDILGKPMIQRTWERAKLASMLDQVVVATDDDKIANCCRGFGADVIMTSESCRNGAERCSEALQKLGKKYDIVVNIQGDEPLIEPEIIDGIVKALQCSPDAVFSTAVTSLKPEDNLGYAIYFSRGLIPFNKSGKVNSDFPYLLHLGIQSYDAEFLKIYSDLTPTPLQLEEDLEQLKVVENGYKMKVIKVEHEAHGVDVPEDVEKIERYMRERNLS, via the exons GCGTTCTTCCGTCGTAGATCTTCTAAATTCCGATCGCGCGTCGTCGGAATTATACCGGCGCGTTACGCTTCGTCTCGCTTCGAGGGAAAACCTCTTGTTGATATCTTAGGCAAGCCTATGATCCAG CGTACATGGGAAAGAGCGAAGTTGGCATCTATGCTGGATCAAGTTG TTGTGGCAACAGATGATGATAAAATTGCAAATTGTTGTCGTGGTTTTGGTGCTGATGTGATTATGACTTCAGAATCTTGTCGAAATG GAGCTGAGCGTTGCAGTGAAGCACTTCAGAAGCTTGGCAAGAAGTATGACATTGTTGTCAATATCCAAGGAGACGAGCCTTTGATTGAACCAGAGATAATTGATGGGATTGTTAAAGCATTACAG TGCTCTCCTGATGCTGTCTTCAGCACAGCGGTAACATCGTTGAAGCCAGAGGAT AATCTTGGTTATGCAATCTACTTCTCCAGGGGACTCATCCCGTTCAACAA GTCTGGGAAAGTCAATTCAGATTTCCCTTATTTGCTCCATCTAGGAATTCAG AGTTATGATGCAGAGTTCCTTAAAATATATTCAGACCTCACACCTACTCCATTACAACTAGAAGAAGATCTCGAACAACTGAAAGTTGTTGAAAATGGCTACAAAATGAAG GTTATAAAGGTTGAGCATGAAGCTCATGGTGTCGATGTTCCAGAAGATGTAGAGAAGATAGAAAGATATATGCGTGAACGAAACTTGTCCTGA
- the LOC141646971 gene encoding 3-deoxy-manno-octulosonate cytidylyltransferase, mitochondrial-like isoform X2 yields the protein MENQMSIKSWVTYGLLMGVATAIGAHAFFRRRSSKFRSRVVGIIPARYASSRFEGKPLVDILGKPMIQRTWERAKLASMLDQVVVATDDDKIANCCRGFGADVIMTSESCRNGAERCSEALQKLGKKYDIVVNIQGDEPLIEPEIIDGIVKALQCSPDAVFSTAVTSLKPEDAFDPNHVKCVIDNLGYAIYFSRGLIPFNKSGKVNSDFPYLLHLGIQSYDAEFLKIYSDLTPTPLQLEEDLEQLKVVENGYKMKIFFLGWFTFLPQSTSSQLLEANIYRH from the exons GCGTTCTTCCGTCGTAGATCTTCTAAATTCCGATCGCGCGTCGTCGGAATTATACCGGCGCGTTACGCTTCGTCTCGCTTCGAGGGAAAACCTCTTGTTGATATCTTAGGCAAGCCTATGATCCAG CGTACATGGGAAAGAGCGAAGTTGGCATCTATGCTGGATCAAGTTG TTGTGGCAACAGATGATGATAAAATTGCAAATTGTTGTCGTGGTTTTGGTGCTGATGTGATTATGACTTCAGAATCTTGTCGAAATG GAGCTGAGCGTTGCAGTGAAGCACTTCAGAAGCTTGGCAAGAAGTATGACATTGTTGTCAATATCCAAGGAGACGAGCCTTTGATTGAACCAGAGATAATTGATGGGATTGTTAAAGCATTACAG TGCTCTCCTGATGCTGTCTTCAGCACAGCGGTAACATCGTTGAAGCCAGAGGATGCATTTGATCCAAATCACGTGAAATGTGTGATTGATAATCTTGGTTATGCAATCTACTTCTCCAGGGGACTCATCCCGTTCAACAA GTCTGGGAAAGTCAATTCAGATTTCCCTTATTTGCTCCATCTAGGAATTCAG AGTTATGATGCAGAGTTCCTTAAAATATATTCAGACCTCACACCTACTCCATTACAACTAGAAGAAGATCTCGAACAACTGAAAGTTGTTGAAAATGGCTACAAAATGAAG ATCTTCTTTCTCGGGTGGTTTACATTCTTGCCTCAATCGACCTCTTCTCAATTGTTGGAAGCGAATATTTACAGACATTAG
- the LOC141646972 gene encoding 3-deoxy-manno-octulosonate cytidylyltransferase, mitochondrial-like isoform X1, whose amino-acid sequence MCTWERAKLASMLDQVVVATDDDKIANCCRGFGADVIMTSESCRNGAERCSEALHKLGKKYDIVVNIQGDEPLIEPEIIDGIVKALQCSPDAVFSTAVTSLKPEDAFDPNRVKCVIDNLGYAIYFSRGLIPFNKSGKVNSDFPYLLHLGIQSYDAEFLKIYSDLTPTPLQLKEDLEQLKVLENGYKMKVIKVEHEAHGVDVPEDVEKIERYMRERNLS is encoded by the exons ATG TGTACATGGGAAAGAGCGAAGTTGGCATCTATGCTGGATCAAGTTG TTGTGGCAACAGATGATGATAAAATCGCAAACTGTTGTCGTGGGTTTGGTGCGGACGTGATTATGACTTCAGAATCTTGTCGAAATG GAGCTGAGCGTTGCAGTGAAGCACTTCATAAACTTGGCAAGAAGTATGACATTGTTGTCAATATCCAAGGAGACGAGCCTTTGATTGAACCAGAAATTATTGATGGGATTGTTAAAGCATTACAG TGCTCTCCTGATGCTGTCTTCAGCACAGCGGTAACGTCTTTGAAGCCAGAGGATGCATTTGATCCAAATCGCGTGAAATGTGTGATCGATAATCTTGGTTATGCTATCTACTTCTCCAGGGGACTCATCCCCTTTAACAA GTCTGGGAAGGTCAATTCAGATTTCCCTTATTTGCTCCATCTAGGAATTCAG AGCTATGATGCAGAGTTCCTTAAAATATATTCAGACCTCACACCTACTCCATTACAACTAAAAGAAGATCTCGAACAGCTAAAAGTTCTTGAAAATGGCTACAAAATGAAG GTTATAAAGGTTGAGCATGAAGCTCATGGTGTCGATGTACCAGAAGATGTTGAGAAGATAGAAAGATATATGCGTGAACGAAACTTGTCCTGA
- the LOC141646972 gene encoding 3-deoxy-manno-octulosonate cytidylyltransferase, mitochondrial-like isoform X2, giving the protein MLDQVVVATDDDKIANCCRGFGADVIMTSESCRNGAERCSEALHKLGKKYDIVVNIQGDEPLIEPEIIDGIVKALQCSPDAVFSTAVTSLKPEDAFDPNRVKCVIDNLGYAIYFSRGLIPFNKSGKVNSDFPYLLHLGIQSYDAEFLKIYSDLTPTPLQLKEDLEQLKVLENGYKMKVIKVEHEAHGVDVPEDVEKIERYMRERNLS; this is encoded by the exons ATGCTGGATCAAGTTG TTGTGGCAACAGATGATGATAAAATCGCAAACTGTTGTCGTGGGTTTGGTGCGGACGTGATTATGACTTCAGAATCTTGTCGAAATG GAGCTGAGCGTTGCAGTGAAGCACTTCATAAACTTGGCAAGAAGTATGACATTGTTGTCAATATCCAAGGAGACGAGCCTTTGATTGAACCAGAAATTATTGATGGGATTGTTAAAGCATTACAG TGCTCTCCTGATGCTGTCTTCAGCACAGCGGTAACGTCTTTGAAGCCAGAGGATGCATTTGATCCAAATCGCGTGAAATGTGTGATCGATAATCTTGGTTATGCTATCTACTTCTCCAGGGGACTCATCCCCTTTAACAA GTCTGGGAAGGTCAATTCAGATTTCCCTTATTTGCTCCATCTAGGAATTCAG AGCTATGATGCAGAGTTCCTTAAAATATATTCAGACCTCACACCTACTCCATTACAACTAAAAGAAGATCTCGAACAGCTAAAAGTTCTTGAAAATGGCTACAAAATGAAG GTTATAAAGGTTGAGCATGAAGCTCATGGTGTCGATGTACCAGAAGATGTTGAGAAGATAGAAAGATATATGCGTGAACGAAACTTGTCCTGA
- the LOC141646971 gene encoding 3-deoxy-manno-octulosonate cytidylyltransferase, mitochondrial-like isoform X1, translating into MENQMSIKSWVTYGLLMGVATAIGAHAFFRRRSSKFRSRVVGIIPARYASSRFEGKPLVDILGKPMIQRTWERAKLASMLDQVVVATDDDKIANCCRGFGADVIMTSESCRNGAERCSEALQKLGKKYDIVVNIQGDEPLIEPEIIDGIVKALQCSPDAVFSTAVTSLKPEDAFDPNHVKCVIDNLGYAIYFSRGLIPFNKSGKVNSDFPYLLHLGIQSYDAEFLKIYSDLTPTPLQLEEDLEQLKVVENGYKMKVIKVEHEAHGVDVPEDVEKIERYMRERNLS; encoded by the exons GCGTTCTTCCGTCGTAGATCTTCTAAATTCCGATCGCGCGTCGTCGGAATTATACCGGCGCGTTACGCTTCGTCTCGCTTCGAGGGAAAACCTCTTGTTGATATCTTAGGCAAGCCTATGATCCAG CGTACATGGGAAAGAGCGAAGTTGGCATCTATGCTGGATCAAGTTG TTGTGGCAACAGATGATGATAAAATTGCAAATTGTTGTCGTGGTTTTGGTGCTGATGTGATTATGACTTCAGAATCTTGTCGAAATG GAGCTGAGCGTTGCAGTGAAGCACTTCAGAAGCTTGGCAAGAAGTATGACATTGTTGTCAATATCCAAGGAGACGAGCCTTTGATTGAACCAGAGATAATTGATGGGATTGTTAAAGCATTACAG TGCTCTCCTGATGCTGTCTTCAGCACAGCGGTAACATCGTTGAAGCCAGAGGATGCATTTGATCCAAATCACGTGAAATGTGTGATTGATAATCTTGGTTATGCAATCTACTTCTCCAGGGGACTCATCCCGTTCAACAA GTCTGGGAAAGTCAATTCAGATTTCCCTTATTTGCTCCATCTAGGAATTCAG AGTTATGATGCAGAGTTCCTTAAAATATATTCAGACCTCACACCTACTCCATTACAACTAGAAGAAGATCTCGAACAACTGAAAGTTGTTGAAAATGGCTACAAAATGAAG GTTATAAAGGTTGAGCATGAAGCTCATGGTGTCGATGTTCCAGAAGATGTAGAGAAGATAGAAAGATATATGCGTGAACGAAACTTGTCCTGA